From a region of the Arachis ipaensis cultivar K30076 chromosome B09, Araip1.1, whole genome shotgun sequence genome:
- the LOC107618509 gene encoding acid phosphatase 1 gives MRKSLVHSLVFMCLLIPLAVADWNILNQKTKRGLKISLKNYCEAWRMNVELHNIRGFEVVPEECTEYIGKYMKGTQYSVDSQRTTEECLVYVSTSCNLIKDGKDAWIFDIDDTLLSTVPYYKDNLYGGKKLNLTSLEEWMSKSKAKALDDSLKLFNALKSRGIQIILISSRREHLRSATIDNLVNVGYYGWTSLIMRAPANELVSVQKYKSDVRKQLVNNGYRIWGILGDQYSSIQGPPSSIRTFKLPNPMYYVA, from the exons ATGAGGAAATCACTTGTGCATTCTTTGGTTTTCATGTGCCTTTTGATTCCTTTGGCAGTTGCAGATTGGAACATATTGAATCAGAAGACAAAGAGAGGATTGAAGATCAGCCTGAAGAACTACTGTGAAGCTTGGAGGATGAATGTGGAGCTTCATAACATTAGAGGTTTTGAAGTTGTGCCTGAAGAATGCACTGAATACATTGGAAAATACATGAAGGGTACTCAGTACTCAGTGGACTCTCAGAGGACAACTGAAGAATGCTTGGTTTATGTCAGCACCAGCTGCAATCTAATAAAAGATGGTAAAGATGCATGGATTTTTGACATTGATGATACTTTGCTCTCTACAGTTCCTTACTACAAGGATAACCTATACGG GGGAAAGAAGCTAAATTTGACATCATTGGAGGAGTGGATGAGCAAGAGCAAGGCGAAAGCTCTTGACGACTCATTGAAGCTTTTCAATGCACTTAAATCCAGAGGAATTCAGATCATCTTGATTTCTTCAAGGAGGGAGCATCTAAGGTCTGCTACAATTGACAACCTTGTCAATGTTGGTTATTATGGTTGGACAAGTCTTATCATGAG AGCACCTGCTAATGAGTTAGTATCAGTACAAAAATACAAATCTGATGTGAGAAAACAACTGGTTAATAATGGCTACCGCATTTGGGGAATTTTGGGTGATCAATACAGCAGCATTCAAGGGCCTCCAAGCAGCATAAGAACATTTAAACTTCCAAATCCAATGTACTATGTTGCCTAA
- the LOC107618546 gene encoding uncharacterized protein LOC107618546 — MENSDFWIQKESHGEKDSLHSLYNDREVADDEDSSKWQLKKLIRSSNSPRGLVVNAIQSQLGKVCFKDLFFRRVHGIDNRIPKHVVSVDEKYLRRCLEFMHSAAIKAAQCNIPVNLRATNMVALSESLNACDSGQFIFECPGRVLISASSGEHWGLGTVMGSKSMINILNSALLQKFGVSDRNDDVSRMNFSDEKGSTCYDFMDSSGGLTISSSHKPEKEAHHKYGSVPVHKRIASSSSTNTTCSDWLSSASSTLSQGMIQCTWNRGIPRFIFSADDQKEVYVAHLMEVDSADDKDLDFVYQFHLNKSSHKGRNIPDSVSNIVGKMNVSTSFTLCPNNSKIMETEFTLFGNAEIFDKETHASDDSHRKNKGLTKKVSQVFKTSPSSKRRTLSKFGGSSSIEESCPWEPNALGKANLLETNVPPNFELAAIVVKDHLPCNKPAAKVGGWGLKFLSKSETMLPSESCARNTGDCSTSTSVLIPAGLHGGPRIRDGGPSSLIDRWRSGGRCDCGGWDEGCPLTVLQRRSSASEVPSQVDTQGECKSADLVTQGSGDFCPTLRMINVHDGLYFIHFQPPLSALQAFSIVVAIIHAQSPTLRPKRA, encoded by the exons ATGGAAAACTCAGACTTTTGGATTCAGAAAGAGAGCCATGGAGAAAAGGATTCACTGCATAGCTTGTACAATGATAGGGAAGTAGCGGACGACGAAGACTCGTCGAAATGGCAGTTAAAGAAGTTGATTAGAAGTTCAAATTCGCCTCGCGGCCTAGTTGTGAATGCTATCCAATCACAGTTGGGTAAAGTATGCTTCAAAGATTTGTTCTTCCGGCGTGTTCATGGAATAGACAACAGGATCCCAAAGCATGTGGTGAGTGTGGATGAGAAGTATCTTCGTCGCTGCCTCGAATTTATGCATAGCGCCGCGATAAAAGCAGCTCAATGCAACATACCTGTAAACTTGAGGGCCACAAACATGGTGGCTTTGTCAGAAAGCTTAAATGCGTGTGATTCGGGACAATTCATCTTTGAATGCCCCGGGAGAGTCTTAATTAGTGCTAGTTCCGGGGAGCATTGGGGTTTAGGAACGGTTATGGGGAGTAAGAGTATGATAAATATATTGAATAGTGCTCTGCTTCAGAAGTTTGGTGTATCTGATAGAAATGACGATGTGAGCAGGATGAACTTCTCCGACGAAAAGGGATCGACGTGCTATGATTTTATGGACTCTTCTGGTGGTTTAACCATTTCTTCGTCGCATAAACCGGAAAAGGAAGCACATCATAAGTATGGTTCTGTTCCAGTTCACAAAAGGATTGCTTCTAGTTCTAGCACTAACACTACTTGTTCGGATTGGTTGTCTTCGGCTTCTTCAACTCTTTCTCAAGGAATGATCCAATGCACATGGAATCGAGGGATTCCTCGTTTTATTTTTTCCGCGGACGATCAGAAGGAGGTCTATGTAGCACATTTGATGGAGGTAGACTCAGCAGATGATAAGGATTTGGATTTTGTCTACCAGTTTCATTTGAACAAGAGTAGCCATAAGGGTCGCAATATTCCCGACAGTGTTTCGAATATTGTTGGTAAGATGAATGTGTCAACAAGTTTCACCCTCTGTCCGAACAATAGCAAAATAATGGAAACTGAGTTTACATTGTTTGGCAATGCGGAAATTTTCGACAAAGAAACGCACGCATCGGATGATTCTCATAGGAAGAACAAGGGGCTGACAAAGAAGGTGTCACAAGTGTTTAAAACTAGTCCATCGTCGAAACGCAGGACGCTCTCAAAGTTTGGTGGATCAAGTTCGATAGAGGAAAGTTGTCCATGGGAGCCGAATGCTCTCGGTAAGGCCAATTTATTAGAGACTAATGTTCCTCCGAATTTTGAGTTGGCTGCTATTGTTGTGAAAGACCATCTTCCTTGTAATAAGCCTGCTGCGAAAGTAGGGGGCTGGGGTTTGAAATTTCTCAGTAAATCAGAGACGATGTTGCCTTCTGAAAGTTGTGCACGAAATACTGGTGATTGCTCGACTAGCACAAGCGTTCTAATTCCAGCAGGCCTTCATGGCGGGCCAAGAATCAGAGATGGTGGTCCATCCAGTCTGATAGATAGATGGAGATC NGGCGGCCGCTGTGACTGTGGTGGTTGGGATGAGGGATGTCCTCTGACTGTACTTCAGCGAAGATCAAGTGCATCCGAGGTTCCGAGTCAAGTAGATACACAAGGAGAATGCAAGTCAGCTGATTTAGTTACTCAG GGTTCCGGCGATTTCTGCCCAACCTTGAGGATGATAAATGTTCACGACGGTTTATACTTtattcattttcaaccacctctgTCTGCACTACAAGCTTTCTCCATTGTTGTGGCAATAATTCATGCACAGAGTCCTACTCTTCGGCCGAAAAGAGCGTAG
- the LOC107618510 gene encoding uncharacterized protein At5g64816, giving the protein MGEIWWSLLGAAIPVLVAGQAFRLKARHAEEQKLKSARGRERSSDEIFVCERVCTSKRMLKKVGSFSKDPIPDTCVTVCGVSDLDACADACARTVCVNQHQVPNWNDICLRRCQSECLKLSSQSS; this is encoded by the coding sequence ATGGGAGAAATTTGGTGGTCGCTTTTGGGCGCTGCAATCCCTGTGCTTGTTGCTGGACAAGCTTTTCGGCTCAAGGCAAGGCACGCAGAAGAGCAGAAGTTGAAGAGTGCAAGGGGAAGAGAAAGGAGTTCGGATGAGATCTTTGTCTGTGAAAGGGTCTGCACTTCAAAGAGGATGTTGAAGAAGGTTGGTTCGTTCTCAAAGGATCCCATTCCTGACACCTGTGTCACCGTGTGCGGTGTGTCTGATCTTGATGCATGTGCTGATGCGTGCGCGCGCACTGTTTGTGTTAACCAGCATCAAGTGCCTAACTGGAACGACATATGCCTTAGAAGGTGCCAAAGTGAATGCctgaaactctcttctcaatctTCTTAG